A single region of the Lacipirellulaceae bacterium genome encodes:
- a CDS encoding heme-copper oxidase subunit III, producing MSDHHHEGFDYQPALPIPNGKLCLWLFLSTEIMFFAGLIGAYIVLRFGAISWPSTHDVHLVEYFGAINTAVLIASSITVVLSLEASKKDNAAGARMWMIITLALGTVFLGVKAYEYKAKIDHLIYPATPRSSIYEKPDVNYSAAVRARLAEITAELPKPSDRTEADNEKVEIIADVQMKLDEAELLLRTKPDSPEGRIAMHKVAEMIYPRASVQGQTFAIPEAHGGTKDHDHSTEEPAKAASLTQPGFRLVSAEVEGDHSAGHAIGLNDQHPWLKLPIMIPGGNLWASTYFLVTGFHAIHVLVGLIAFVILLTMNLGKANSGVIENVGLYWHFVDLVWIFLFPILYLF from the coding sequence CACCGAAATTATGTTCTTCGCTGGCTTAATCGGTGCCTACATCGTCTTGCGATTCGGTGCGATCTCTTGGCCCAGCACTCACGACGTGCACCTGGTCGAGTACTTCGGTGCCATCAACACGGCGGTACTGATCGCCTCCAGCATCACGGTCGTTCTCTCATTGGAAGCCTCCAAGAAAGACAACGCGGCTGGCGCACGGATGTGGATGATCATCACGCTCGCACTCGGCACCGTCTTCCTTGGCGTGAAAGCCTACGAGTACAAAGCGAAGATCGATCACTTGATTTATCCGGCAACGCCACGCAGCTCAATCTACGAAAAACCCGATGTCAACTACTCAGCGGCAGTTCGGGCACGGCTGGCAGAAATCACCGCGGAACTACCCAAGCCGTCCGACCGAACAGAGGCAGACAACGAGAAGGTCGAGATCATCGCTGATGTGCAAATGAAGCTTGATGAAGCGGAGCTACTGCTTCGTACCAAGCCCGATTCGCCTGAGGGCCGGATCGCCATGCACAAAGTGGCTGAGATGATCTACCCACGAGCCAGCGTTCAGGGCCAGACCTTTGCGATTCCTGAAGCTCATGGGGGCACGAAAGATCACGATCACTCGACAGAAGAACCTGCCAAGGCTGCCAGCTTGACTCAACCCGGGTTCCGGCTCGTCAGTGCAGAAGTCGAGGGCGATCATTCAGCGGGGCACGCTATCGGGCTGAACGACCAGCATCCCTGGTTAAAACTTCCCATCATGATCCCCGGCGGCAACCTCTGGGCGAGCACCTACTTCTTGGTGACAGGATTTCACGCGATCCACGTCTTAGTTGGCTTAATCGCGTTTGTCATTTTGTTAACAATGAATCTCGGGAAAGCAAATTCGGGCGTTATCGAGAACGTTGGTCTTTATTGGCACTTTGTTGACTTGGTTTGGATCTTCCTGTTCCCGATTCTCTATCTGTTCTAG
- a CDS encoding cytochrome C oxidase subunit IV family protein — protein sequence MSATHESTDGHHEDHGGTSTYIAVAIALVFLTACSYWTYTSFWPFGESIAIKRLWMMAVSCTKAMLVILFFMHLKWEANWKWVLTVPMIIMSALLMLALVPDVGMRMRYASQERMIYAAERPALETSDDAQEGNQELKVVNPDEDAATE from the coding sequence ATGTCTGCGACTCACGAATCAACTGACGGTCACCACGAAGATCACGGTGGGACCTCGACTTATATTGCCGTGGCGATCGCCTTGGTGTTCCTCACGGCTTGCTCCTATTGGACCTACACAAGCTTCTGGCCATTTGGCGAAAGCATCGCGATTAAACGGCTGTGGATGATGGCAGTCTCCTGCACCAAAGCGATGCTGGTGATCCTGTTCTTCATGCATCTCAAATGGGAAGCGAACTGGAAGTGGGTGCTGACGGTTCCGATGATCATCATGTCTGCCCTACTGATGCTGGCTCTTGTTCCCGACGTGGGCATGAGAATGCGTTACGCTTCACAAGAACGAATGATCTACGCGGCGGAGCGGCCAGCGCTGGAAACGAGTGACGATGCTCAGGAAGGGAATCAGGAACTCAAGGTCGTCAATCCCGATGAAGATGCGGCTACCGAATGA
- a CDS encoding ATP-binding cassette domain-containing protein yields the protein MSDHPALTVSKVTHRYGQRVAVDELSLEVSQGEVFAFLGPNGSGKTTLFRLLSTLIPLQEGQVSILGKDLAKEATKVRQQLGVVFQAASLDKKLTVSENLKHQGRLYGLSGQSLSQRQEETLAAVGLSDRRNDLVETLSGGMRRRVELAKGLLHHPRVLLLDEPSTGLDPGARSDLWKYLGKLKAEQGVTIILTTHLLDEAERADRLAILHAGKLAALDTAENLRASLGGDTITIQSTDSQRLADEIAQQFQCETKVIEDQLRLEQSDGPVWIAKLMEAFPERIQSITLGKPTLEDVFIDRTGHRFFGDETGHVETRTTKRKKKK from the coding sequence ATGAGCGATCATCCTGCACTCACCGTTTCTAAAGTCACTCATCGCTATGGCCAGCGTGTTGCCGTTGATGAGCTGTCACTCGAGGTTTCTCAGGGCGAGGTCTTCGCATTTCTCGGTCCAAACGGGAGTGGTAAGACCACGCTCTTTCGACTGTTGTCGACGCTGATTCCTTTGCAAGAGGGGCAGGTCTCGATTCTCGGCAAGGATCTGGCGAAAGAGGCTACCAAGGTCAGACAACAGCTTGGTGTCGTTTTTCAGGCCGCCAGCCTCGATAAGAAGCTAACCGTCAGCGAAAACCTCAAGCACCAAGGCAGACTCTATGGGCTGTCAGGTCAATCGCTTAGCCAGCGGCAGGAGGAAACTCTAGCGGCAGTTGGTCTGAGCGATCGTCGCAACGATTTGGTGGAGACGCTCTCCGGCGGAATGCGAAGACGCGTTGAACTCGCCAAGGGCCTCTTGCATCACCCGCGTGTCTTATTGCTCGACGAGCCAAGCACAGGACTCGACCCGGGGGCTCGAAGCGACCTTTGGAAGTATCTCGGCAAACTCAAAGCAGAGCAGGGCGTGACGATCATTCTCACGACGCATCTGCTGGACGAAGCGGAGCGAGCCGACCGACTGGCCATCCTCCACGCAGGCAAGCTAGCCGCTCTCGATACGGCTGAGAATCTCCGCGCTTCCTTAGGTGGCGATACGATTACGATTCAATCAACCGATTCTCAGCGCTTAGCAGACGAAATCGCCCAGCAATTCCAGTGTGAAACAAAAGTTATTGAAGATCAATTAAGGCTTGAGCAGTCGGACGGACCTGTTTGGATTGCGAAGCTCATGGAGGCGTTTCCCGAACGCATCCAGAGTATCACGCTAGGGAAGCCAACCCTTGAAGATGTCTTTATTGATCGCACGGGCCATCGTTTCTTCGGCGATGAAACAGGTCATGTAGAAACTCGTACCACCAAGAGAAAGAAAAAGAAGTAG
- a CDS encoding ABC transporter permease translates to MSQSSSTTDNSAWPAMLTLAERELVRFFRQKNRVFGALGQPIIFWLLFSEGLKGSDLDYAHFFPGTLVMILLFTAIFATISIIEDRREGFLQSVLVAPSPRWAMVAGKILGGAAIAMIQGLLFLTLGWLTLPLESSVLEILQAVILMALIAVSLTSLGFVIAWRMDSTAGFHAIMSVFLLPMWLLSGAFFPAGSDGILGWIVRVNPLTYGVSGLRHYLKFDQGDTSEVSTALASLPVCWLVTLCFAVVVFAAAWKIAGTRSTGDLL, encoded by the coding sequence ATGAGCCAATCTTCATCGACGACGGATAACTCGGCATGGCCAGCGATGCTTACACTCGCCGAGCGCGAGCTGGTGCGCTTCTTCCGGCAAAAGAATCGCGTCTTTGGAGCGTTGGGACAGCCGATCATTTTTTGGCTGTTGTTTAGCGAGGGCCTGAAAGGGAGTGATCTTGACTATGCTCACTTCTTTCCTGGAACGTTAGTGATGATCCTGCTCTTTACAGCGATCTTCGCCACGATTTCGATTATTGAGGATCGCCGTGAAGGGTTTCTCCAATCGGTGCTGGTCGCTCCCTCGCCACGTTGGGCAATGGTGGCTGGCAAAATACTCGGGGGAGCGGCTATTGCGATGATTCAGGGTTTGCTCTTCCTCACGCTTGGTTGGCTAACCTTGCCCTTGGAAAGCAGTGTTCTTGAGATCCTCCAAGCGGTGATATTGATGGCTCTAATCGCGGTTTCTCTTACATCACTGGGGTTTGTTATCGCGTGGCGAATGGATTCGACGGCAGGGTTTCACGCCATCATGAGCGTGTTTTTACTACCAATGTGGCTGCTGTCGGGAGCGTTTTTCCCCGCCGGCAGTGATGGTATCCTGGGATGGATCGTCCGCGTGAACCCACTGACCTACGGGGTCAGTGGGCTACGACATTATCTGAAGTTTGATCAGGGAGATACGAGCGAGGTGAGTACTGCGTTGGCTTCGCTGCCGGTTTGCTGGCTGGTGACGCTATGTTTTGCAGTCGTGGTGTTTGCGGCTGCGTGGAAGATCGCAGGAACGCGCAGCACAGGGGATTTGTTATGA
- a CDS encoding SCO family protein, translated as MKPSLLPIWLALAFLLATAYGGYKYYQVQQFQQNKSNAIAERLPPIEEFELATSEGGTFRSQEMLGKVWVTTFFFSTCPGSCTRLNANIKYMNSLEEIKDVTWLSISVDPVTDTIPVLAAYAERLNADPNQWVFARGELDYVKRIGNDFFNLPVIYKDHSDVAAVVDKNGRIAGLYNAVSTSDSKRMEKKLVELLAEPWTPSPAPEETTTEKETEEKTNELNNEAATEQATSE; from the coding sequence ATGAAACCGTCTTTGCTACCGATTTGGCTGGCCCTCGCCTTTCTGCTCGCCACGGCCTATGGCGGCTACAAGTATTACCAAGTGCAGCAATTTCAGCAGAACAAGAGCAATGCCATCGCAGAGAGACTGCCGCCGATCGAAGAGTTCGAGTTGGCCACCAGCGAGGGGGGCACGTTTCGCTCCCAAGAAATGCTTGGCAAGGTCTGGGTCACGACGTTTTTCTTCAGCACCTGTCCAGGCTCGTGTACCCGGCTCAATGCCAACATCAAGTACATGAACTCGCTTGAAGAGATCAAGGATGTGACTTGGCTTAGTATTAGTGTCGATCCTGTGACCGATACCATCCCCGTCTTAGCAGCTTACGCCGAACGCTTGAATGCCGACCCCAACCAATGGGTGTTTGCCCGCGGCGAACTCGATTACGTGAAGCGGATTGGCAACGACTTTTTCAACTTGCCAGTTATCTATAAGGATCACAGCGACGTGGCAGCCGTCGTTGACAAGAATGGCCGTATCGCGGGGCTTTACAACGCGGTAAGCACTTCGGACTCGAAACGGATGGAGAAGAAACTCGTTGAACTACTTGCAGAGCCTTGGACTCCCAGCCCGGCCCCCGAGGAAACGACCACAGAGAAAGAAACCGAAGAGAAAACAAACGAACTCAATAACGAAGCTGCAACGGAACAGGCGACCTCTGAATGA
- a CDS encoding DUF420 domain-containing protein encodes MSSEVFNLLAAHPLVHLNAGLNSFATILIVVGYLQIRQGKRDSHGRTMLAAFLVSVLFLISYLIYHSISGHVKFQQTGALLYTYWSILGSHIILAIVCAVAVPITVLRGLKALGWGVGKELSDEQRQAVLIKHRSMARWLLPVWLYVSVTGVIVYLMLYHIWPNQPA; translated from the coding sequence ATGAGCAGTGAAGTCTTCAACCTGTTAGCAGCTCATCCCCTGGTGCACCTCAATGCAGGGCTGAACTCATTTGCGACCATTTTAATAGTCGTCGGTTACCTGCAGATCAGACAGGGCAAGCGTGACTCCCACGGGCGAACGATGCTTGCTGCGTTTCTTGTCTCCGTGCTCTTTCTCATCAGCTACCTGATCTATCACTCGATCTCAGGGCATGTGAAATTCCAGCAAACCGGAGCGTTGCTTTACACCTATTGGTCGATTCTTGGCTCGCACATTATTTTGGCGATCGTGTGTGCGGTTGCCGTGCCGATTACCGTCTTACGGGGCTTGAAAGCTCTCGGCTGGGGTGTGGGGAAAGAACTGTCTGACGAGCAACGACAAGCCGTTTTGATCAAACATCGTTCAATGGCCCGATGGTTGCTGCCCGTTTGGTTATACGTTTCAGTAACAGGTGTAATCGTCTATCTGATGCTTTACCACATCTGGCCGAACCAGCCAGCCTGA
- a CDS encoding putative quinol monooxygenase, translated as MIAVTVTFEIAPEHVEAFRVGVLQHAKNSLSEEGCRRFDVCVDPENANRFFLYEMYDDMAAFEVHQSMDYFTKFGSTISDWVTDKHLAVWELASVAS; from the coding sequence ATGATTGCCGTCACTGTCACTTTTGAAATTGCGCCCGAGCACGTTGAGGCATTTCGAGTTGGTGTGTTGCAGCACGCGAAGAACTCTCTCAGCGAAGAAGGGTGCCGTCGTTTCGACGTGTGTGTGGATCCCGAGAACGCAAATCGCTTTTTCTTGTACGAAATGTATGATGACATGGCAGCGTTTGAGGTCCACCAGAGCATGGATTATTTCACCAAGTTTGGCTCGACGATCTCCGATTGGGTCACCGACAAGCATCTGGCGGTTTGGGAACTTGCTTCGGTCGCTTCCTAA
- a CDS encoding DUF983 domain-containing protein — MENEPTQAQPPLSKLLLRGLRLRCPACGVSPLFCGWFAMNDPCENCGRRFDRAPGYLLGSIYFNYGVTAVLVVAIYFGCYFAEVLTGKQLLVVLTLMIVVFPLWFFRYARALWIAFDELFDPWPNEQEAREISSSEA; from the coding sequence ATGGAAAACGAGCCTACGCAAGCCCAACCACCGTTATCGAAACTTCTCCTTCGGGGACTGAGGCTGCGTTGCCCCGCCTGTGGAGTTTCACCTCTCTTCTGCGGATGGTTCGCGATGAATGATCCTTGCGAGAATTGCGGACGAAGATTCGATCGCGCGCCCGGCTACCTGCTTGGGTCCATCTACTTCAATTATGGCGTAACCGCAGTCTTGGTTGTCGCCATTTACTTCGGCTGTTATTTCGCTGAAGTGTTGACGGGCAAGCAGTTGCTTGTTGTCCTGACGCTCATGATTGTCGTCTTCCCTCTCTGGTTCTTTCGCTACGCCAGAGCCTTGTGGATCGCGTTCGACGAACTGTTCGACCCGTGGCCGAACGAGCAAGAAGCTCGCGAAATATCAAGCAGCGAGGCTTAG
- a CDS encoding dodecin family protein has product MSVARVTEIISSSKKSFEDAIEVGVDRACKTLDNVKSAWVKDQKAEIKDGKITSYRVTLMITFVLKD; this is encoded by the coding sequence ATGTCCGTCGCACGTGTTACCGAGATCATCTCTTCCAGCAAGAAAAGCTTCGAAGACGCCATCGAAGTCGGCGTCGACCGTGCCTGCAAGACCTTGGACAATGTCAAGAGTGCTTGGGTCAAAGACCAGAAAGCGGAAATCAAGGACGGCAAGATCACCAGCTATCGGGTGACCTTGATGATCACTTTCGTTCTCAAGGACTGA
- a CDS encoding SEC-C metal-binding domain-containing protein translates to MEALERIWEIVTGFGNGILGRFERAITGLFGSANARYLKKLNSKIDAINALENKYVAMSDEQLCAQTAEFKKRLAAGETLDDLLVEAFAVCREAGRRWMGMRHYDVQLIGGIILHGGNIAEMVTGEGKTLVATLPAYLNALEGKGVHVVTVNDYLARRDMEWMAPIYTGLGLTVGNIQSGMDAAERQKSYACDITYGTNNEFGFDYLRDNMRSAARDDDRFPKRDQQAQGRLNYAIIDEVDNILIDEARTPLIISGPAEDDITKYVKADKIARQLKENEHFEVKEKEHTAHMTDEGVRAAEKIAGVESFYTAGNMQWPHLIDNALKAHHLYKLDVNYVVQDGKVVIVDEHTGRLMDGRQWSDGLHQAVEAKEGVQIKEENQTLATITLQNFFKLYNKISGMTGTALTEAGEFWKIYELDVIGVPTNREMQRIEFPDAIYRTEREKYVAIAEEIERLTRFTTVELKNGEYFIGKLVAEDDKAVTLELIDNRKKETIERDKISHIQPPGRPILVGTVSIEKSERLSNLLSKRGVEHEILNAKQHKREAEIVAQAGRKGMVTIATNMAGRGTDIILGGNPETMAWAQLQDKYPTRLEVPKEEWEELVNSIERREKMKEMGAEIKELGGLHIIGTERHDARRIDLQLRGRCGRQGDAGSSRFYLSLEDDLMRIFAGEWVKNMLTRLGMQEGEAIESKMVTRRIEGAQKKVEEKNFEIRKNLLEYDEVMDEQRKRVYGYRQRILDGDNTRDLVMEMIRNQIDEALTTFLADNYGTESFAAAAGNLLAIELEPRDYRSLSFNDAEQQAHEEALTQAESQVFDAIEENLPESEDETEWNWSALAKWSNTRWGTNYRDRDLKKIGSDDLAEKLISDAQTSIEAIDLKSCARFLEPNYGVQSACSWLRDKFGIELAPQDMENLEAKEFLRVAQEKAQNAYDMRESEFPVLAGLLRFGKRDRSGQSQGLQREDLIAWAKRRFGVEISLDDLKNKQREEIHKLLLEHSRASNQRAEKISDEADERIEALFGSSSADTTLGQATNNNGKLNNLASWLQKTCEVEVDNDELAKLDRDEAERRVSQLIEDKFRPEMRRLERSLLLQILDQGWKEHLRVMQHLRDSVGLRGYAQIDPKVEYKREGMRLFENMWASVGNYVTDLIFKMENLDEGFVGNTWVESEAIHEEAPAAATMAPEQQAAIDGSQTAQKVEPIRNRTEKVGRNAPCPCGSGKKYKNCCMRNG, encoded by the coding sequence ATGGAAGCTTTAGAACGCATCTGGGAAATCGTTACCGGCTTTGGCAATGGCATCCTAGGACGATTCGAACGTGCTATCACAGGCCTCTTTGGCTCTGCGAATGCGCGTTACTTGAAGAAACTGAACTCGAAAATCGACGCGATCAACGCGCTCGAGAACAAATACGTCGCGATGAGCGACGAGCAGCTTTGCGCTCAGACTGCGGAGTTCAAGAAGCGACTCGCAGCAGGCGAAACGCTCGATGATCTATTGGTCGAAGCCTTTGCCGTTTGTCGCGAAGCGGGACGCCGTTGGATGGGGATGCGTCATTATGATGTACAGCTCATCGGCGGCATCATTCTGCATGGTGGCAACATTGCGGAAATGGTCACTGGCGAAGGAAAGACCCTCGTAGCAACCTTGCCAGCCTACCTCAACGCACTCGAAGGCAAAGGCGTGCATGTCGTCACGGTGAACGACTACTTAGCACGTCGTGACATGGAGTGGATGGCACCAATCTACACAGGGCTTGGACTGACCGTTGGCAACATCCAAAGCGGGATGGACGCCGCGGAGCGTCAAAAGTCTTACGCTTGCGACATCACCTACGGTACGAATAACGAATTCGGCTTTGACTATCTCCGCGACAATATGCGGAGTGCTGCCCGCGATGACGATCGTTTCCCGAAGCGGGATCAGCAAGCCCAAGGTCGCTTGAATTACGCCATCATCGACGAAGTCGACAACATTCTCATTGACGAAGCGCGGACGCCGCTGATTATCTCCGGCCCGGCGGAAGATGATATTACGAAGTATGTGAAGGCCGACAAGATCGCTCGCCAACTGAAAGAGAACGAGCACTTTGAAGTCAAGGAAAAAGAACATACCGCACACATGACCGACGAGGGCGTGCGTGCCGCGGAGAAGATCGCAGGGGTCGAGAGCTTCTATACGGCCGGCAATATGCAGTGGCCACATCTGATCGACAACGCATTGAAGGCACATCACCTCTACAAACTAGACGTGAACTACGTCGTTCAAGATGGCAAAGTCGTGATCGTCGACGAGCACACCGGTCGTCTGATGGATGGCCGCCAGTGGAGTGATGGCTTGCATCAGGCGGTCGAAGCGAAGGAAGGCGTGCAGATCAAGGAAGAAAATCAAACCCTTGCGACCATCACGCTGCAGAACTTCTTCAAGCTCTACAACAAGATCTCTGGTATGACCGGTACCGCTCTGACCGAAGCGGGCGAGTTCTGGAAGATCTACGAACTCGACGTCATTGGCGTTCCAACCAACCGTGAAATGCAGCGGATCGAGTTCCCAGACGCCATTTATCGCACCGAACGCGAGAAGTACGTCGCCATTGCTGAAGAGATCGAACGGCTCACGCGCTTCACGACCGTAGAACTCAAGAATGGCGAATACTTTATCGGGAAACTCGTCGCTGAGGATGACAAGGCGGTCACGCTGGAGCTGATTGACAATCGCAAGAAAGAGACGATCGAGCGTGACAAGATCTCGCACATTCAGCCACCGGGTCGACCAATTCTTGTTGGTACGGTCTCTATCGAAAAGAGCGAACGCCTTTCGAACCTGCTAAGCAAACGTGGTGTCGAACACGAAATCCTTAACGCAAAACAACACAAGCGCGAGGCAGAAATCGTCGCTCAGGCTGGCCGTAAGGGAATGGTCACCATCGCCACGAACATGGCCGGTCGCGGTACCGACATTATTCTCGGCGGCAACCCGGAGACGATGGCTTGGGCCCAACTTCAGGACAAGTACCCGACACGTCTCGAAGTGCCAAAAGAAGAGTGGGAGGAGCTTGTCAATTCGATCGAACGCCGCGAGAAAATGAAGGAGATGGGCGCTGAGATTAAAGAGCTTGGCGGCCTCCACATCATTGGCACCGAGCGCCACGACGCACGCCGCATTGACCTGCAGCTTCGTGGACGTTGCGGTCGTCAAGGTGATGCCGGTAGTAGCCGGTTCTACTTGTCGCTGGAAGACGACCTCATGCGGATCTTCGCCGGCGAATGGGTGAAGAACATGCTTACCCGACTTGGCATGCAAGAGGGCGAGGCAATCGAAAGTAAGATGGTCACCCGTCGGATCGAAGGAGCCCAAAAGAAAGTCGAAGAGAAAAACTTCGAGATTCGCAAGAACTTGCTCGAATACGACGAAGTCATGGACGAACAGCGGAAACGCGTCTATGGCTACCGTCAACGGATTCTCGACGGTGACAACACGCGCGATCTGGTGATGGAGATGATCCGCAACCAGATTGATGAGGCACTCACAACCTTCCTGGCTGACAACTACGGCACCGAATCGTTCGCCGCAGCGGCTGGCAACCTGTTGGCGATCGAGCTTGAGCCTCGCGACTATCGCAGCTTGAGCTTCAACGATGCGGAACAGCAAGCTCACGAAGAGGCTCTGACGCAGGCTGAGTCGCAAGTTTTCGACGCCATCGAAGAAAACCTCCCCGAGAGTGAAGACGAAACCGAATGGAACTGGTCTGCTCTGGCTAAGTGGTCAAACACTCGCTGGGGAACCAACTACCGCGATCGTGATCTGAAAAAGATCGGCAGTGACGATCTGGCTGAGAAGCTCATCAGCGATGCCCAGACCTCCATCGAAGCGATCGATCTGAAATCGTGTGCTCGTTTTCTCGAGCCCAACTACGGTGTTCAATCCGCGTGTAGCTGGCTGAGGGACAAATTCGGCATTGAGTTAGCTCCGCAAGATATGGAGAACCTTGAGGCGAAAGAGTTCCTCCGCGTCGCTCAAGAAAAGGCGCAGAACGCCTACGACATGCGGGAGTCTGAATTCCCAGTGCTCGCGGGACTGCTGCGATTCGGAAAACGCGACCGCAGCGGGCAGTCGCAAGGCTTGCAGCGTGAGGATCTCATCGCTTGGGCCAAGCGTCGCTTCGGCGTTGAGATCTCTCTTGATGACCTCAAGAACAAGCAGCGTGAAGAGATTCACAAACTGCTGCTTGAACATAGTCGGGCTAGCAATCAACGTGCAGAAAAAATCTCTGATGAGGCCGATGAGCGAATCGAAGCGTTGTTTGGTTCATCGTCAGCCGATACGACCCTTGGCCAAGCCACCAACAACAATGGCAAGCTCAACAACCTGGCTAGTTGGCTTCAAAAGACGTGCGAAGTCGAAGTCGACAATGACGAACTAGCCAAACTCGACCGCGACGAAGCAGAACGGAGAGTCAGTCAATTGATCGAGGACAAGTTCCGTCCTGAAATGCGGCGATTAGAACGCTCGCTGCTATTGCAGATTCTCGATCAGGGATGGAAAGAACACCTCCGCGTTATGCAGCATCTCCGCGATAGCGTGGGCTTGCGTGGCTACGCCCAGATCGACCCGAAGGTCGAGTACAAACGGGAGGGCATGCGACTGTTCGAAAACATGTGGGCGTCGGTCGGCAACTACGTGACGGACTTGATCTTTAAAATGGAAAACCTCGACGAAGGCTTTGTCGGCAACACCTGGGTCGAGTCCGAAGCGATCCACGAGGAAGCACCTGCCGCGGCGACGATGGCTCCAGAGCAGCAAGCCGCGATCGATGGTTCGCAAACCGCTCAAAAGGTCGAGCCGATCCGTAATCGAACGGAAAAGGTTGGCCGCAACGCTCCGTGTCCGTGTGGTAGCGGAAAGAAATACAAGAACTGTTGCATGAGAAATGGTTGA
- a CDS encoding 3-deoxy-D-manno-octulosonic acid transferase — translation MIRSKLFSWLLNAVYATIIVLGLPWILWAAWRHGKYREGFGEKLLGSVPKRLGNRPCLWLHAVSVGEVNLLETLIDEIQTRSDKFDICISTTTKTGFDLARKKYGSHTVFYCPLDFSWAVHRAMQRVRPTALILAELELWPNLINAAKQHGAKVAIVNGRLSERSHRGYQRVAQLIAPVLRQIDLIAVQDETTAERFLSLSAKSNSVMTTGSLKFDGVETERKNPRTLELAKLAGVEETDVVFLAGSTQAPEEEVALEAFQDLSPQFPNLRLILVPRHPQRFEEVAGLLQQSGMPWQRRSLLKDQDSTNHDAKVLLVDTIGELSVWWGTAQIAFVGGSFGNREGQNMLEPAAYGAAVSFGPRTRNFRDIVSLLLANDGAIVLQEPSEMETFVQRCLENPQWAAELGNRSQKTVLSHQGATTKTVDLLLELLPEQADCLSKPRAA, via the coding sequence ATGATTCGCAGCAAGCTCTTCTCTTGGTTGCTGAACGCCGTTTACGCGACGATCATTGTGCTGGGACTCCCATGGATCCTGTGGGCAGCATGGCGGCACGGGAAGTATCGCGAGGGTTTCGGAGAGAAACTCCTCGGCTCGGTTCCGAAACGCTTAGGAAATCGTCCCTGTCTATGGCTGCACGCGGTCAGCGTCGGCGAAGTCAATTTGCTTGAAACGCTGATCGACGAAATCCAAACTCGTTCTGACAAGTTCGACATCTGCATCTCCACAACGACGAAAACAGGCTTCGATCTCGCGCGTAAGAAATACGGATCGCACACGGTTTTCTATTGCCCCCTCGATTTCTCCTGGGCAGTTCATCGAGCCATGCAAAGAGTTCGTCCAACAGCACTCATCCTTGCTGAGCTTGAGCTTTGGCCGAACCTTATCAACGCAGCGAAACAACACGGTGCCAAAGTAGCCATCGTCAACGGTCGACTCAGCGAGCGTAGCCATCGCGGTTATCAACGCGTGGCCCAACTGATCGCTCCCGTACTTCGACAGATCGATCTCATCGCCGTTCAAGACGAAACAACGGCAGAACGATTCTTAAGCCTATCTGCCAAAAGTAATTCGGTCATGACGACAGGCTCACTGAAGTTCGATGGCGTTGAAACAGAACGAAAGAACCCAAGAACTCTAGAACTGGCAAAGCTGGCGGGAGTAGAAGAAACGGACGTGGTCTTCCTGGCAGGAAGTACGCAAGCGCCTGAGGAAGAGGTCGCGTTGGAAGCGTTTCAAGACCTTTCCCCTCAATTTCCCAATTTGCGATTGATCCTGGTCCCTCGCCACCCTCAACGATTCGAAGAAGTGGCCGGATTGCTTCAGCAATCCGGGATGCCTTGGCAACGGCGCTCACTGCTAAAGGACCAAGATTCAACAAACCATGACGCTAAGGTACTACTAGTTGACACCATCGGTGAACTGAGCGTCTGGTGGGGTACCGCCCAAATCGCCTTTGTCGGAGGCAGCTTTGGGAATCGCGAAGGGCAAAATATGCTCGAGCCGGCAGCTTACGGCGCCGCAGTTTCTTTTGGTCCTCGCACGAGAAACTTCCGCGATATCGTCTCGCTTCTGCTCGCGAATGATGGGGCCATCGTGTTGCAAGAGCCGAGCGAAATGGAAACGTTCGTACAGCGTTGTCTGGAGAATCCACAGTGGGCCGCCGAGCTTGGCAACCGCAGTCAGAAAACGGTTCTATCCCATCAGGGAGCGACCACCAAAACGGTCGATCTTCTCCTTGAGTTGCTCCCAGAGCAAGCCGATTGCCTGTCGAAACCACGAGCAGCCTAA